The Primulina huaijiensis isolate GDHJ02 unplaced genomic scaffold, ASM1229523v2 scaffold40231, whole genome shotgun sequence genome contains a region encoding:
- the LOC140969084 gene encoding chlorophyll synthase, chloroplastic isoform X2 — MVPAESGSSMNQILGIKGAKQETDKWKIRVQLTKPVTWPPLIWGVVCGAAASGNFHWTLEDVAKSIVCMMMSGPCLTGYTQTINDWYDKEIDAINEPYRPIPSGAISEQEVLTQIWVLLLGGLGLAGLLDVWAGHDFPVIFYLALGGSLLSYIYSAPPLKLKQNGWLGNFALGSSYISLPWWAGQALFGTLTPDVIVLTLLYSVAGLGIAIVNDFKSIEGDRKMGLQSLPVAFGTETAKWICVGAIDITQLSVAGYLVGTGKPYYALALLGLIAPQVFFQFKYFLKDPVKYDVKYQASAQPFLVLGLLVTALATSH; from the exons GATAAGTGGAAAATTCGAGTTCAGCTCACTAAACCTGTTACATGGCCACCTCTGATTTGGGGTGTAGTGTGTGGAGCTGCTGCATCGG GTAACTTTCACTGGACTTTGGAAGATGTAGCTAAATCGATTGTCTGTATGATGATGTCTGGGCCTTGTCTTACTGGCTACACTCAG ACGATAAATGACTGGTACGATAAAGAGATTGATGCCATTAATGAACCCTATCGCCCGATCCCTTCAGGAGCAATATCAGAACAGGAG GTGCTTACACAAATCTGGGTGCTGCTCCTTGGAGGCCTCGGTTTGGCTGGTCTACTAGATGTGTGG GCTGGACATGATTTTCCGGTGATATTTTACCTTGCCCTTGGTGGATCCTTGCTGTCTTATATATACTCAGCTCCACCCTTGAAG CTTAAACAGAATGGATGGCTAGGCAATTTTGCACTGGGATCAAGCTACATAAGCTTGCCTTG GTGGGCTGGTCAAGCATTGTTTGGGACACTTACACCTGACGTGATTGTTCTTACACTACTTTACAGCGTAGCTGGT CTGGGAATTGCAATTGTAAATGACTTCAAGAGCATTGAAGGCGATAGAAAAATGGGATTACAG TCTCTTCCTGTGGCTTTTGGCACTGAGACTGCAAAATGGATCTGTGTTGGAGCTATTGACATTACTCAGCTATCTGTAGCAG GCTATCTTGTAGGTACTGGTAAACCATACTATGCTTTAGCACTTCTAGGCTTAATTGCCCCACAAGTCTTTTTCCAG TTCAAATACTTCCTCAAAGACCCTGTGAAATATGATGTCAAATATCAG GCTAGTGCACAACCATTTCTTGTTCTCGGACTGTTGGTCACGGCTTTGGCAACCAGCCATTGA